The following coding sequences are from one Aliarcobacter skirrowii CCUG 10374 window:
- a CDS encoding thiazole synthase: MNDILKIGKYEFNSRFILGSGKFSLPLLEAVIKNGEAQIITLALRRANSGGVENILDYIPKNITLLPNTSGAINSDEALRVARLSRELGCGDLVKLEIIKDSKYLLPDNYETIKATEKLANEGFTVLPYCYPDLYVARDLVNAGAAAVMPLGSLIGSNKGLLTKEFIQILVDEIDLPIIVDAGIGRPSQACEAMEMGVDAVMLNTAVATANDIVLMSEAFKNAIKAGRAAYLSGLGRVLDKAEASSPLTGFLGDDN, translated from the coding sequence ATGAATGATATATTAAAAATAGGAAAATATGAGTTTAATTCAAGATTTATTTTAGGTTCTGGAAAATTTTCACTTCCACTTTTAGAAGCTGTTATAAAAAATGGTGAAGCTCAAATTATTACTTTGGCTTTAAGAAGAGCAAATAGTGGTGGTGTTGAGAATATTTTAGATTATATTCCAAAAAATATAACTCTGCTTCCAAACACTTCAGGAGCTATCAATAGCGATGAGGCTTTAAGAGTTGCAAGGCTTTCAAGAGAGCTTGGGTGTGGAGATTTAGTAAAACTAGAGATTATTAAAGACTCTAAATATCTTCTACCTGATAACTATGAGACAATAAAAGCAACTGAAAAATTAGCAAATGAAGGTTTTACAGTTTTACCATATTGTTATCCTGATTTGTATGTAGCAAGAGATTTAGTAAATGCAGGAGCAGCTGCAGTTATGCCTTTGGGTTCTTTAATAGGAAGCAATAAAGGGCTTTTAACAAAAGAGTTTATTCAAATCTTAGTAGATGAGATAGACTTACCAATTATTGTTGATGCTGGAATTGGAAGACCATCGCAAGCTTGTGAAGCTATGGAGATGGGTGTTGATGCTGTTATGCTAAATACTGCTGTTGCAACAGCAAATGATATTGTTTTGATGTCAGAGGCTTTTAAAAATGCGATAAAAGCTGGAAGAGCTGCTTATTTATCAGGTCTTGGAAGAGTTTTAGATAAAGCCGAAGCTTCAAGTCCATTAACAGGTTTTTTGGGAGATGATAATTGA
- the thiS gene encoding sulfur carrier protein ThiS, with protein MRVNNEEIFIEKEISLYELLISKNFEPSKVAVELNQKIVPKIEYETTFLKNSDVLEIVWFVGGG; from the coding sequence ATGAGAGTAAATAATGAAGAGATTTTTATAGAAAAAGAGATAAGTTTGTATGAACTACTTATCTCTAAAAATTTTGAACCATCTAAAGTTGCTGTTGAATTAAATCAAAAAATTGTTCCAAAAATTGAGTATGAGACTACTTTTTTAAAAAATAGCGATGTTTTAGAGATAGTTTGGTTTGTTGGTGGCGGATGA
- the thiF gene encoding sulfur carrier protein ThiS adenylyltransferase ThiF yields the protein MNIELNGKNIQTEHKSAFSLRDSLNKNAIIILNGFILEKDLQINSGDSLVIIEKGKMPSSDELEATMVSRHTPKVHQKVKNSKVAIAGLGGLGSNIAVMLARIGVGELLLIDFDIVEPSNLNRQSYYIKHLGMNKTDALKEQLKEINPFIKIITKNIKIDKSNLKELFASYDIVCEAFDKADQKAMLINGILQNFPDKKIVSGSGMAGYDSSNKISTKKALKNLFICGDLEAEAKVGMGLMAPRVTICAAHQANMILRLILDIYDV from the coding sequence ATAAATATAGAGCTAAACGGCAAAAATATTCAAACAGAGCATAAATCTGCTTTTTCTTTAAGAGATAGTTTAAATAAAAATGCAATTATTATATTAAATGGTTTTATTTTAGAAAAAGATTTACAAATAAATAGTGGTGACTCTTTGGTGATTATTGAAAAAGGAAAAATGCCATCAAGTGATGAGTTGGAAGCTACAATGGTGTCAAGACACACTCCAAAAGTTCATCAAAAAGTAAAAAATAGCAAAGTTGCTATTGCTGGACTTGGTGGACTTGGCTCTAATATTGCTGTTATGTTAGCAAGAATTGGTGTTGGAGAGCTTTTATTAATAGATTTTGATATTGTAGAGCCTAGCAATTTAAATAGGCAAAGCTACTATATAAAGCACTTAGGTATGAATAAAACAGATGCACTAAAAGAGCAGTTAAAAGAGATTAACCCATTTATAAAAATTATTACAAAAAATATAAAAATAGATAAATCAAATCTAAAAGAGCTTTTTGCCTCTTACGATATTGTTTGTGAGGCTTTTGATAAAGCAGATCAAAAAGCAATGCTTATAAATGGTATTTTGCAAAATTTTCCAGATAAAAAGATAGTCTCTGGTTCTGGAATGGCTGGATACGATAGTTCAAACAAAATTTCTACAAAAAAAGCACTAAAAAATCTATTTATTTGTGGTGATTTAGAAGCAGAAGCAAAAGTTGGAATGGGACTTATGGCTCCAAGAGTAACTATTTGTGCTGCTCATCAAGCAAATATGATTTTAAGGCTTATTTTAGATATTTACGATGTATAA